In Geopsychrobacter electrodiphilus DSM 16401, a single window of DNA contains:
- a CDS encoding PilN domain-containing protein: protein MIKINLLPVRAAQKKEKLRSQVSILMLSLIGVSIVCGAVYFRMMTKIEARTNEISSVESEINQLKKQIGEVSRYKKLQTDLTKKLEILQVLKDSRSGPVHLLDELNKALPDKLWLTDYSVAGDSVKIDGIAADENVVASFMERLGASAYYTQVELNGISQLVMNQVKLQKFTLTCRAIKPVK from the coding sequence ATGATTAAAATAAATCTACTCCCAGTCCGGGCCGCCCAGAAAAAAGAAAAACTCAGATCACAAGTATCTATCCTGATGCTTAGCCTCATTGGCGTTTCTATTGTCTGCGGTGCTGTGTACTTTAGAATGATGACAAAAATAGAGGCCAGGACAAATGAAATATCGTCCGTGGAATCCGAAATTAATCAATTAAAAAAACAGATCGGCGAAGTCTCTCGCTATAAAAAGCTTCAAACGGATTTAACCAAAAAACTCGAAATATTGCAGGTTTTAAAGGATAGTCGTTCAGGTCCGGTTCATTTGTTGGATGAGTTGAATAAGGCTCTGCCTGATAAACTCTGGCTGACTGATTATTCAGTCGCCGGAGATTCGGTTAAAATTGATGGTATTGCTGCAGATGAAAATGTCGTCGCCAGCTTTATGGAGAGGCTTGGTGCCTCGGCATATTATACGCAGGTTGAACTTAACGGTATCTCTCAACTTGTGATGAACCAGGTTAAACTCCAAAAATTCACTTTGACTTGTCGGGCGATTAAGCCTGTTAAATAG
- a CDS encoding type 4a pilus biogenesis protein PilO — MDPRLEGFLRRPVYQRVITLVILMMLVVVGFYFLLYQGQLEQITALDQRLESVHSTLAEKQRIAANLPKFREEYERLQAQLDEALSELPDKKEIFKLLRNIGDLAKAQGLDVLEFRPEAEVAKGFYAEVPVSLKLRGSYHDIALFFDAVGRLPRIVNIDQLRMGQPSVVAGRTILNVDCRTTTFRFIDSPSGVKTQ, encoded by the coding sequence ATGGATCCACGTCTAGAAGGCTTTCTGAGGCGACCAGTTTATCAGCGTGTAATTACCCTCGTCATATTGATGATGCTTGTGGTTGTGGGCTTTTACTTCCTCCTCTACCAGGGCCAATTAGAGCAAATAACTGCTCTTGATCAACGCCTGGAATCCGTTCACTCTACTCTTGCTGAAAAACAACGCATTGCCGCAAATCTCCCCAAATTTCGTGAAGAATATGAACGCCTGCAAGCTCAGTTGGATGAGGCGCTATCAGAGTTGCCAGATAAAAAGGAGATTTTTAAATTACTGCGAAATATCGGAGATTTGGCAAAAGCTCAGGGCCTCGATGTTCTCGAGTTTAGACCAGAGGCTGAAGTTGCCAAAGGGTTTTATGCTGAGGTGCCAGTCAGTTTAAAATTGCGCGGATCCTATCACGATATTGCACTGTTTTTTGATGCTGTGGGCCGATTGCCACGCATTGTAAATATTGATCAGTTAAGAATGGGGCAGCCGTCGGTTGTTGCCGGTCGTACTATCCTGAATGTCGATTGTCGAACGACAACTTTCCGATTTATTGATTCCCCGAGTGGTGTAAAAACACAGTAG